One window of Saccharomyces mikatae IFO 1815 strain IFO1815 genome assembly, chromosome: 8 genomic DNA carries:
- the RPS4B gene encoding 40S ribosomal protein eS4 (similar to Saccharomyces cerevisiae RPS4B (YHR203C) and RPS4A (YJR145C); ancestral locus Anc_4.382), translating into MQRHVKVDGKVRTDTTYPAGFMDVITLDATNENFRLVYDVKGRFAVHRITDEEASYKLGKVKKVQLGKKGVPYVVTHDGRTIRYPDPNIKVNDTVKIDLASGKITDFISFDAGKLVYVTGGRNLGRIGTIVHKERHDGGFDLVHIKDSLDNTFVTRLNNVFVIGEQGKPYISLPKGKGIKLSIAEERDRRRAQQGL; encoded by the coding sequence ATGCAACGTCACGTCAAAGTTGATGGTAAGGTTAGAACCGACACTACCTACCCAGCTGGTTTCATGGATGTCATCACTCTTGATGCCACCAACGAAAACTTCAGATTGGTGTACGACGTCAAGGGTAGATTCGCTGTTCACCGTATTACCGATGAAGAAGCTTCCTACAAATTGGGTAAAGTTAAGAAGGTCCAATTAGGTAAGAAGGGTGTTCCATATGTTGTTACCCACGATGGTAGAACTATCAGATACCCAGACCCAAACATCAAGGTCAATGACACCGTCAAGATTGATTTGGCTTCTGGTAAGATCACCGATTTCATCAGTTTCGATGCCGGTAAGTTAGTTTACGTTACTGGTGGTCGTAACTTGGGTCGTATCGGTACTATTGTTCACAAGGAAAGACACGATGGTGGTTTCGATTTAGTTCACATCAAGGACTCCTTGGACAACACTTTCGTCACTAGATTGAACAATGTTTTCGTCATTGGTGAACAAGGTAAGCCTTACATTTCTTTGCCAAAGGGTAAGGGTATTAAGTTGTCCATTGCTGAAGAACGTGACAGAAGAAGAGCTCAACAAGGTTTGTAG
- the MNL1 gene encoding alpha-1,2-mannosidase MNL1 (similar to Saccharomyces cerevisiae MNL1 (YHR204W); ancestral locus Anc_4.383), with translation MVICLWLLVVLLLQLNQVACGDNAYSFTSEELKAYKQEVKELFYFGFDSYLEHGYPYDEVRPISCVPKKRNFEDPDDRVTNDILGNFTITLIDSLTTIAILQDRPLFLKAVQLVEETFPDEDFNVDCTVQVFETTIRVIGSLLSSHLYATDPTKAVYLEDEYDGSLLRLAQNMADRLLPAYLTKSGLPVPRRNIKRMANLPDISDSSALENNVAAMASPMFEFTILSYLTGDAKYEKVTRYAFDKTWSLRTNLDLLPMSFHPENLTPYTPMSGVGASIDSFFEYALKGAVLFDDSELMDIWNMAYESLKTNCKNDWFFANVMAETGQLFVPWIDSLSAFFPGLQVLAGDLDDAVANHLIYLKIWNTFGSIPERWNFNPMDSSPLFSPDGSAPFSLSTILPLEWYPLRPEFFESTYFVYRATKDPFYLNIGVHLLNDLKQRFKSNCGFAGFQNVITGEMQDRMETFVLSETLKYLYLLFDEENELHDSASDVIFSTEAHPMWLSQEVRSNYKRNHKFMDSLYFSHLENCQRKDKELQAEVNTLSQRIVGFAKSIFQQDQPDKEVAGVIPEYQINAEIPGTCSMKPRHVIDNEYWYSPMLSNFNRLFEIDTRFAATLIKPLHMHNSSAIELEPQFYNRWSNPQYSMCQIIPTTEAFELLFDLPGFHQSIPSILDNEVITFETFGGRSRLIVEKLKIYQTDYYGDFITASIFHNISRQDICSNACDTTASLYSPTYLYRVVAVNGRTVPRHGKVQIKKHNLMPILNNTREATITLGDMGINDLSQLMIKCTPIINLVLV, from the coding sequence ATGGTTATTTGCTTGTGGCTGCTAGTAGTGCTGCTCCTGCAACTAAATCAAGTCGCGTGCGGAGACAATGCATACTCATTCACTTCTGAAGAGCTTAAGGCTTACAAGCAGGAAGTAAAGGAGTTGTTTTACTTTGGTTTCGACAGCTATCTAGAGCATGGATACCCATATGATGAAGTGAGACCAATTTCATGTGTGCCTAAGAAGAGAAACTTTGAAGACCCTGACGATCGAGTTACTAATGATATTTTGGGCAATTTCACCATCACTTTGATTGATTCGTTGACCACTATTGCTATATTGCAAGATCGACCgctatttttgaaagctgTCCAACTCGTTGAAGAGACTTTTCCGGATGAAGACTTTAATGTCGATTGCACCGTACAAGTCTTTGAAACTACTATACGTGTTATCGGATCACTTCTTTCATCGCATCTATATGCTACGGATCCCACAAAGGCAGTATATTTAGAAGACGAGTATGACGGATCTTTATTACGCTTGGCTCAAAATATGGCTGATAGGCTTTTACCGGCGTATTTGACAAAATCTGGACTACCTGTACCACGAAGAAACATCAAACGAATGGCCAATTTACCTGATATTTCCGATTCTTCAGCACTAGAGAATAATGTGGCAGCTATGGCATCCCCAATGTTCGAATTCACCATTCTTTCTTACCTGACAGGTGATGCAAAGTATGAAAAAGTAACTAGGTATGCATTTGACAAGACATGGTCTCTCCGAACCAATTTAGATTTACTACCCATGTCTTTTCATCCTGAAAATTTAACTCCATACACACCCATGAGTGGCGTTGGCGCCTCAATcgattcattttttgaatacgCCTTAAAGGGTGCTGTATTGTTTGATGACTCGGAATTAATGGACATTTGGAACATGGCATACGAGTCGTTGAAAACTAACTGTAAAAACGATTGGTTTTTCGCGAATGTAATGGCTGAAACAGGACAGTTGTTTGTTCCCTGGATTGATTCTTTGAGTGCATTCTTCCCCGGTTTACAGGTACTGGCCGGTGATTTAGATGATGCTGTAGCGAACCATCTGATATATTTGAAGATATGGAACACATTCGGTAGTATCCCTGAAAGGTGGAACTTCAACCCTATGGATTCCTCCCCATTGTTTTCGCCAGACGGATCGGcaccattttctttgagcACTATTCTTCCCTTGGAGTGGTACCCGTTAAGACCGGAATTTTTCGAATCAACCTATTTTGTGTATAGAGCTACAAAGGACCCGTTTTACCTTAATATTGGTGTTCACTTGCTGAACGATTTGAAACAGCGGTTTAAATCCAACTGCGGGTTTGCAGGTTTCCAAAATGTCATCACAGGCGAAATGCAAGATAGAATGGAGACATTCGTCTTGAGTGAaacattaaaatatttgtatTTATTATTCGACGAAGAGAATGAATTACATGATAGCGCGAGTGATGTGATTTTCAGTACGGAGGCCCATCCAATGTGGTTGTCACAAGAGGTGAGATCCAATTACAAGCGGAACCATAAATTCATGGACTCTCTTTACTTCTCCCATTTAGAGAACTGCCAGAGAAAAGATAAGGAACTGCAAGCTGAAGTGAATACATTAAGCCAAAGAATTGTAGGGTTCGCAAAATCAATCTTCCAACAAGACCAGCCAGATAAAGAGGTTGCTGGTGTAATACCTGAATATCAAATTAATGCTGAAATTCCCGGCACATGTTCAATGAAGCCTCGTCATGTAATTGATAATGAGTATTGGTATTCTCCCATGCTGAGCAATTTTAATAGACTATTTGAAATTGACACACGCTTCGCAGCTACACTGATCAAACCTTTGCACATGCATAACTCTAGTGCAATTGAGCTGGAACCTCAGTTTTACAACAGGTGGTCGAATCCACAGTATAGCATGTGCCAGATCATCCCCACCACAGAAGCTTTCGAACTACTATTCGATCTTCCTGGTTTCCATCAGTCGATTCCCTCAATTTTAGACAACGAAGTCATCACATTCGAAACATTTGGAGGTAGATCAAGGTTGATTGtcgaaaaattgaaaatctACCAAACTGATTATTATGGTGATTTCATTACTGCATCGATTTTCCACAACATCTCCCGTCAGGATATTTGCTCGAATGCATGCGACACCACTGCAAGCTTATATTCCCCCACGTATCTTTACAGAGTAGTCGCTGTCAACGGACGTACGGTACCCCGTCATGGAAAGGTACAAATCAAGAAACACAACCTCATGCctattttgaataatacGAGAGAAGCTACGATAACATTGGGTGATATGGGCATCAATGACCTTTCACAACTCATGATAAAATGCACGCCCATCATCAACCTAGTTCTTGTATGA